In one window of Mytilus galloprovincialis chromosome 6, xbMytGall1.hap1.1, whole genome shotgun sequence DNA:
- the LOC143078749 gene encoding kelch-like protein 32 translates to MVIQSSSQLRREGETKVTYIATDHGNQILTGLQSLRKKRQLFDVTLVAEGQKFKAHRVVLASCCDYFRAMFTDGLKETTQDIISMNGVTAKGIKSIIEFAYSSNMELDRDNVEDILLAANHIQLLPVIAACTQYLESHLSFDNCFEMFNLADLLSLKELKNIVARFMCSHLDHFLFDRIPQLTCHTLCHVLDCDFPVNCSESDILSGILDWIYFKFEERKSSACELFSRLRFSELTLLDIDAISNKKQLLQLFEKQPEVERLLKSTVMTSVYNQSGLLNNRGFKEVLVCVGGFSHDRGMTNDLRYLNTESNSWDILTKIPHVEQCDFGLTVLNNDLYLVGGCYNDLMQEIIHQYCFKYSPHDNCWQSIAPLPSERCRLFVGAVEEKLYAIGGRFGSDDFAQESETPCECYDPEEDRWDPISPIPNNRSEHAGVSHRGHLYISGGIHDDHALADFYVYYPEFDYWSEHTPMQSRRADHSMFVYNNQIHVIGGWHETNADDKVLVNSIDCYNLSTSQWETIGTVPNPRLYASYTCFNNKVYMIGGWIDGDYQRKAETVLVLDLKTMTWSENLTPNIEAWEHNSCTVYIPKSTQTEREFCNCLHS, encoded by the exons ATGGTTATCCAGTCATCTTCCCAGTTACGAAGAGAGGGTGAAACTAAGGTGACTTATATTGCTACAGATCATGGGAACCAGATACTGACAGGGCTACAGTCTTTGAGGAAGAAAAGACAACTGTTTGATGTAACCTTAGTGGCTGAAGGTCAAAAGTTTAAAGCTCACAGAGTTGTATTGGCCTCTTGTTGTGATTATTTCAG AGCCATGTTTACTGATGGCTTGAAAGAAACAACACAGGATATAATAAGTATGAATGGTGTTACAGCTAAAGGAATCAAAAGTATAATAGAATTTGCCTACTCATCAAACATGGAACTAGATAGAG ATAATGTTGAAGACATATTGCTTGCAGCCAATCATATCCAGTTATTACCTGTTATAGCAGCCTGTACACAGTACTTAGAATCTCACCTGTCTTTTGACAactgttttgaaatgtttaaccTTGCCGACCTTTTATCtttaaaagaattgaaaaataTTGTTGCCAGATTCATGTGTTCACATCTCGATCATTTCTTATTTGACCGAATACCTCAACTTACGTGTCATACACTCTGTCATGTATTAGACTGTGATTTTCCCGTCAATTGCTCAGAATCGGACATTTTGTCAGGCATATTGGATTGGATATATTTCAAGTTTGAGGAAAGAAAGAGTTCGGCCTGTGAACTATTTTCCCGTTTAAGATTCAGTGAACTGACTTTATTAGACATAGATGCAATTAGTAATAAAAAGCAATTACTACAACTATTTGAGAAACAACCAGAAGTCGAAAGATTGCTGAAGTCCACTGTTATGACCTCTGTCTATAACCAATCTGGTCTTTTGAATAACAGAGGATTTAAAGAAGTATTAGTGTGTGTAGGTGGGTTCAGCCATGACAGAGGTATGACAAACGATCTACGTTATCTGAACACAGAATCAAACTCCTGGGACATATTGACAAAGATACCTCATGTAGAACAGTGTGACTTTGGCTTGACAGTCCTAAATAATGACCTTTACCTAGTGGGAGGATGCTACAATGACCTTATGCAGGAGATAATTCACCAGTATTGCTTTAAATATAGTCCCCATGACAATTGTTGGCAGAGTATTGCCCCCTTACCCAGTGAGCGCTGTCGCTTGTTCGTAGGTGCTGTCGAAGAGAAGCTGTATGCAATTGGTGGCAGGTTTGGCTCTGATGACTTCGCACAAGAATCTGAAACTCCATGTGAGTGCTATGATCCAGAAGAAGATCGATGGGATCCTATATCACCGATCCCAAACAACAGATCGGAGCATGCAGGGGTATCTCATAGAGGTCATCTGTACATATCAGGGGGCATTCATGATGACCATGCTCTTGCAGATTTCTATGTTTACTATCCAGAATTTGATTATTGGTCAGAACATACACCAATGCAATCAAGACGAGCTGACCATTCAATGTTTGTTTATAACAATCAGATACATGTGATTGGAGGATGGCATGAGACTAACGCTGATGATAAAGTCTTGGTCAATAGCATTGACTGTTACAACCTCAGCACGAGTCAATGGGAGACAATAGGGACTGTTCCCAATCCTCGACTTTATGCATCCTACACATGCTTCAACAACAAAGTTTATATGATTGGTGGCTGGATAGATGGAGATTATCAGAGAAAGGCAGAAACTGTCCTAGTTCTTGACCTCAAAACCATGACATGGTCAGAAAATCTGACCCCTAATATTGAAGCATGGGAACATAATAGTTGTACTGTTTACATTCCTAAATCAACTCAAACAGAAAGAGAGTTCTGTAACTGTTTACATTCCTAA
- the LOC143078751 gene encoding adenosylhomocysteinase B-like, producing MTAKPTYKVADIGLADWGRKCIEIAENEMPGLMQMRKMYGESKPLKGARITGCLHMTTQTAVLIETLTALGAQVQWSSCNIFSTQDFAAAAIAKTGVPVYAWKGETDEEYIWCIEQTLVFPDGQPLNLILDDGGDLTNLVHERFPQYLPGIAGLSEETTTGVHNLHKMLKDGKLKMPAINVNDSVTKSKFDNLYGCRESLVDGIKRATDVMLAGKVAMVAGYGDVGKGCAHALRAFGCRVMIVEIDPITALQAAMEGFEVTTVEECIPKCRIFVTATGCASIIHGNMFEQMLEDSIVCNIGHFDCELEVKWINENCAKKEQIKPQVDRYTMKNGKHVILLAEGRLVNLGCAHGHPSFVMSNSFTNQVLAQIELWTKKGQHKIGVEVLPKKLDEAVAAAHLDHLGVKLTKLTDEQASYLGLPKDGPFKPDIYRY from the exons ATGACAGCTAAACCTACATACAAAGTTG CTGACATCGGTTTGGCTGATTGGGGCAGAAAATGCATTGAAATTGCTGAAAATGAAATGCCGGGTCTGATGCAGATGAGAAAAATGTATGGAGAATCCAAACCTTTGAAAGGGGCACGTATTACAGGATGTTTACACATGACCACACAAACAGCTGTTCTGATCGAGACCCTCACAGCACTAGGGGCTCAGGTCCAGTGGAGCAGTTGTAACATTTTCTCCACTCAAGATTTTGCAGCAGCAGCCATTGCCAAGACAGGTGTCCCTGTTTATGCATGGAAAGGAGAAACTGACGAGGAATACATATGGTGTATTGAACAG ACGTTAGTCTTCCCAGATGGACAGCCATTAAACTTGATCTTAGATGATGGTGGAGATTTAACTAACTTGGTCCATGAACGTTTCCCACAATACTTACCAG gAATTGCTGGTTTATCAGAAGAAACTACAACAGGAGTACATAACTTGCACAAAATGTTGAAAGACGGAAAACTGAAGATGCCAGCCATTAATGTCAATGACTCAGTCACAAAG agtaaatttgataatttatatGGATGCAGAGAGTCATTAGTTGACGGAATCAAAAGAGCAACAGATGTCATGTTAGCTGGTAAAGTTGCCATGGTAGCTGGATACGGAGATGTAGGAAAAGGTTGTGCACATGCTCTCCGAGCCTTTGGTTGTCGTGTCATGATTGTAGAAATTGACCCAATCACTGCTCTACAAGCAGCTATGGAAG GTTTTGAAGTAACAACAGTAGAGGAATGTATACCAAAATGTAGAATATTTGTAACAGCAACAGGATGTGCATCTATTATCCATGGTAACATGTTTGAACAGATGTTAGAAGATTCTATAGTGTGCAATATTGGACATTTTGATTGTGAATTAGAGGTCAAATGGATTAATGAGAACTGTGCAAAGAAAGAACAAATCAAACCACAG GTTGACAGATACACAATGAAGAATGGTAAACATGTAATTCTGTTAGCTGAAGGTCGTTTGGTTAACCTTGGGTGTGCTCATGGACATCCTAGTTTTGTCATGAGTAATTCATTTACAAATCAAGTTCTTGCACAAATTGAACTATGGACCAAAAAAGGACAACACAAGATTGGAGTTGAAGTATTACCTAAGAAG ttGGACGAGGCTGTTGCTGCCGCTCATTTAGACCATCTTGGTGTCAAATTGACCAAGCTTACAGACGAACAAGCCAGTTATCTAGGTTTACCTAAAGATGGACCTTTCAAACCAGACATTTACAGATATTGA